Genomic segment of Candidatus Chlorohelix allophototropha:
GTACAGGAACTGATCAATAACGATCTTACTTCACGTCCAGATATGCAAGCGCCGCCTATCCAAAACTATAATCCTACCCCGTCGCCTTACGCGCAACCGTCTGTTCCGCCTTCTGGCTCGAACCCGCCTTATAATATGCAGGTTCCACCCCAATATGTCCGACAAAACCAGCCGCCGCCCTTTGTGCAGGAGCTAATCAATAACGACCTTACCAATCGTGCGGATATGCAAACTCCCCCTAAAAATGGGACTCCTCCGCCGCCCTATATGCAGACTCCTCCACCTTCTGGCTCGAACCCGCCCTATAACATGCAGGTTCCGCCTCAATATGCGCAAACCCCACCACCACCTTCTGGCTCGAACCCGCCTTATAATATGCAGGTTCCGCCCCAATATGCGCAGCAAAACCAGCCGCCGCCCTTTGTGCAGGAGCTAATCGGCAACGACTATACTATCCGACCGGGGATGCAAGCGCCACAACCCGTTCAGGAGCAAATCAAAAAAGAACCGACTCCGCCGCCGGTAGGCTATAATCCTACCCCACCGCCACCCATTCAAAACTATAATCAAACACCACCTCCGAACGGTCAAGCCTCGATGCCAACTGTGCCAATGCCGTTGGTTGGACGCACTCCTACACCTCCGCCACCTATTCAAGGTTATAACCCTACACCTCCTCCCATTCAGGGCTATAATCCTACGCCACAGCCGATAGGTTATAACCCTACACCGCTGCCACCTATTCAAGGTTATAACCAGACTCCACCTCCTGCTGCTCAATCGCCAATACCTGCGGGAGCGCAATCGCCCATCCCACCCGCGATTCAAGCGCGTACTCCTACGCCACCACCTATACCAGGTGTATCGGGTTATGGCAAAATACCCGCACCACCTCCAAACAAGAAAAAACAGGCTGTTCCTTTGTGGCTGCTTATCGTATTAGGGTTATTTGTGCTTGGGGGCGCAATTGCGCTGATAATCGTGCTGGCAAGTTCGAACGGGTCTAATACGGTGGCGCAGAATACTACTGCCCTGCCAGTGCCAACTATTCCCAGCACTTCATCGGGGACAACCACTGGCGCGCAAGCGACTACCGCAACGACTACCGCAACGACTACCGCCGAGCAAACCGCTTTAGTAGCCACTACTGCCGGAGCATCGCCTACGCCTGATCCCGATAACACCGCCTTCAATGCTGCTTCTGCTGCTTTGCAAGCCAAAGATTGGAAGACGGCGATTAGCCTGCTAGAAGGGCTTGCCGCCCATAACTTCAAAACGGCTGAGGTAAATGATCGCCTAAAATTGGCGTATTGCTCTTACGGACGCGAACAATTGGGCGCAGCCGACCCCTCCGAGCTTCAAGTTATGCTGGAAAAATGTCTTGCCCTCGACCCAAATAATACCGAGGCGAAAGATGCCTACGATCGAATTAAAAGCTACCGGGAAGGCGCAATTTTTGCTTCACAAAGTAACTGGGCAGCAGCTATACCACCACTTGAGAAGGTTTACGCTCTCGATGTGAACTTTCGGGATACCGGTGCACTACTGTTCAACGCCTACCGCCAGTATTTGGGCGCACTCACCGACTTACGTAGTTATAACGACGCCCTAAAAGTTTGTGACAAAGCGAGACAAATGACTAACGGAGCGGACTATTCACAAATTGACGCTTCTTGCAAGCGAGTGCAGCAATTAGCCGCACCCACTGTGCCTGCGCCTACACCAAAACGAGCGCCTACCGCTACCCCGCGCACCTGTTTTAGCAACTTCTTCGCCTACAACGTGGGGCAACCGGGTGTAAACAATGTGGCTGACCTTGGTTCTAGCGCTATCACGGGGCTTGTAATCAACCGCAACAAAGGAGCAATCGCCGGGGCAACTGTGCGAGTGAGTACGGGCGGTTTCAGTTTCACCACACAAACCGATGGAGGTGGACGCTACCGCATCGGCGGGCTTGGCAAGGGAGCTTGGAATGTCGTAGTAATCGCTGCGCCGGGCTACTCCATCTGCACCTCGCTTTCAGCAGCAGTCACGGTAAGCGGTGAGCCTTCTTTTGTCGCCTCCGCCGATTTCGTAGAATCCGAGCCATGATAAAACACGCCGTTTGATTTGAGGCGTTTAAGAAATAGAAGCAGGCAAGGGGCATAAAGTTCCTTGCTTTTTTGTTTGCCCTGAATCCATACTGTAAATGTAGTTGTACAATTGTAGTAAATCCCGCGTTTTATCTAAACAGCAGCCCTTTTGAGGTGCTCAAATACTAGAGAGCTTTATGGATAATAGAAAAGGCTGTAGCATCCTCGAATTGTAGTATAAACTACTAAAAATCAGTGAATATGCTATATAAACTGATGAATAACTCACTTTTTAAAGCCCAACCGGGCGATTGCTAAATAAGCCGTTGCGCAAGTGCATTTCTTTAGTTGGATTCAACTCCGGTCGCATATCTGAAAAGAAACAAAGTGAGGTAAAATTGGTTAAGCAAACAAGTGACAAGGTAGCATCCCAACAGGTTGATACATTAGTAGAGCACGAAGTTGAAACCACGCTTGAGGGAAAGCTTACACCGGAGATGGTGGAACAGTTCCAGAAAGAGGTTTTTGCTTGGAAAAAGGCTTACTTTAAACGCCACCCTATAAAAGGCGCGTTGATCGCAGCTTTTGTGACATTGCGTATTTTCTACGGTTTATTCTTTCTGTATGCTTTTTACCAGAAATTCTCAAAACGTTGGATGACTACGGATACTATGCAGAAACATTTCCGACAGCGTTATGAAGAATTAGAACCAAATTCATTCTCGGCGCGCTATCTGAAATTTTTTGGTCTCCCCTTCTACAAACCAATTGCTTGGGTTTTGGTGCCTAGCCAATTAATAATTGCGCTGAACATGGTCTCTGGAACTGCTACAAGGAAAACCGGAGTTTTATCACTCTTTATACTATTGAATATTGCTGCGGGTGGTTACGGCAATCCCACCTTACCTCCGTTCATAGTAAACGCTATCTTTCTGTCAGTATTGCCCTCCGGTCAATGGCTAGGATTTGACCGAAAGCTTCACGAACGGTACCCAAACAATTCTTTGTTCGTTTAGAAGCTAAAGCGCGGGGACGGTTCTATTCGCCCGACGCTACTACTAAGCAGAGCGTCTTACTTCCCAACCAAAGCTCTGTTATTATTTTTCTTAGGTTGGGAAGTAATTTGATTTTTCGCGATACTGTACCGGGCAAGAACAACATAGTTGGGGAATAGATAGGAAGATTACGCCTCTTACAGATCTAACATTAGCGGTTTTAAAATGGCTTTTTCGTGCTGAAGCAACCAGCGTTTGCGCTCAAGCCCGCCCGCATAGCCGGTAAGGGTGGCGTTTGCCCCGATTACTCTGTGGCAGGGTATCACAATTGCGATAGGGTTAAGCGAATTTGCCAAACCAACTGCGCGTGCTGCGTTGGGCTTACCCAATTTTGCCGCCACTTTGCCGTAAGAGGCAACTTCTCCCGCCGGTATATCTCGCAAGGCTGCCCATACCATTTGTTGAAAAGGTGTGCCGCCGGGATTTACGAGGATTGAATTAAGGCAATTAAAGTCTCCCGCTAGATAAGCGCGTAATAAACTGCTGAAACCACACGGGTCGGGACTTTCTTGAAGTTGGGTATTTTCGTAGCGTTGTTGCAACAATTTGAACATACGTGCCTCATAGCCGGTATAATCCAGTGCGCACAGGCGGTTGTTCTCTACTACGATTATTATTTCTCCAATTGGAGAATCTATTCGATCAACCAACAAGTTAGGCAAAACTCACATCCCCACAAAACATTGCAAAATAGAACGCTAGGGCAGTATAAGTCATTCCTGAATGTTAGTAAAACTAGCTGTTGTATAGGAAATAAGTACCGCATGTTTCAAATTTGATTAAAGGAAAGTTATAATGTATAAAATGTGCCGTAATTGAATTTGATAGATAAAGGAGTTAATTAATGTCGGGAGAAAATGCTTTCTCTTTTTTGCGTAGAATT
This window contains:
- a CDS encoding DoxX family protein, whose amino-acid sequence is MVKQTSDKVASQQVDTLVEHEVETTLEGKLTPEMVEQFQKEVFAWKKAYFKRHPIKGALIAAFVTLRIFYGLFFLYAFYQKFSKRWMTTDTMQKHFRQRYEELEPNSFSARYLKFFGLPFYKPIAWVLVPSQLIIALNMVSGTATRKTGVLSLFILLNIAAGGYGNPTLPPFIVNAIFLSVLPSGQWLGFDRKLHERYPNNSLFV
- a CDS encoding protein kinase domain-containing protein, producing MIGSLLKGRYRIVNQIGVGVSSTVFEADDIQTGTRVAIKVLKPELNQNLTFLQRFRRETRTTQSISSPYIVKVYDYDVQDGHNYIVMELVRGKTLRQLLDEKSPLPIIQSLRYTIQILDGATEAHRAGIVHRDLKPANIMVTQDGTVKVMDFGIAKDAAMTSITSDGSVIGTPYYMSPEQVKGLSVDPRSDVYAIGAILYEMLTGVPPFESESTYAIITMHIEKPPTPLNVVNNNIPMLLNAMVLKALAKRPEDRYQNASEMAYALRLYPGVTSEAARTADGPTVPIPHLYMPHPPAQSAPPPFVQELINNDLTSRPDMQAPPIQNYNPTPSPYAQPSVPPSGSNPPYNMQVPPQYVRQNQPPPFVQELINNDLTNRADMQTPPKNGTPPPPYMQTPPPSGSNPPYNMQVPPQYAQTPPPPSGSNPPYNMQVPPQYAQQNQPPPFVQELIGNDYTIRPGMQAPQPVQEQIKKEPTPPPVGYNPTPPPPIQNYNQTPPPNGQASMPTVPMPLVGRTPTPPPPIQGYNPTPPPIQGYNPTPQPIGYNPTPLPPIQGYNQTPPPAAQSPIPAGAQSPIPPAIQARTPTPPPIPGVSGYGKIPAPPPNKKKQAVPLWLLIVLGLFVLGGAIALIIVLASSNGSNTVAQNTTALPVPTIPSTSSGTTTGAQATTATTTATTTAEQTALVATTAGASPTPDPDNTAFNAASAALQAKDWKTAISLLEGLAAHNFKTAEVNDRLKLAYCSYGREQLGAADPSELQVMLEKCLALDPNNTEAKDAYDRIKSYREGAIFASQSNWAAAIPPLEKVYALDVNFRDTGALLFNAYRQYLGALTDLRSYNDALKVCDKARQMTNGADYSQIDASCKRVQQLAAPTVPAPTPKRAPTATPRTCFSNFFAYNVGQPGVNNVADLGSSAITGLVINRNKGAIAGATVRVSTGGFSFTTQTDGGGRYRIGGLGKGAWNVVVIAAPGYSICTSLSAAVTVSGEPSFVASADFVESEP
- a CDS encoding methylated-DNA--[protein]-cysteine S-methyltransferase, whose product is MPNLLVDRIDSPIGEIIIVVENNRLCALDYTGYEARMFKLLQQRYENTQLQESPDPCGFSSLLRAYLAGDFNCLNSILVNPGGTPFQQMVWAALRDIPAGEVASYGKVAAKLGKPNAARAVGLANSLNPIAIVIPCHRVIGANATLTGYAGGLERKRWLLQHEKAILKPLMLDL